A single genomic interval of Hydractinia symbiolongicarpus strain clone_291-10 chromosome 8, HSymV2.1, whole genome shotgun sequence harbors:
- the LOC130654413 gene encoding glia maturation factor gamma-like produces MASNLAICEIDPDLMNKLSKFRFRKEKNDAAIVMKIVADKQLIVADEEYNETSVEEVAAELPEHLPRYVAYSYVFKREDGRVTYPLCFIFISPSGVKPELHMMYAGSQNELVNKGGFSKVFKLRSVEEFTEEWLISELKFFK; encoded by the coding sequence ATGGCTTCGAATCTAGCTATTTGTGAAATTGATCCTGATTTAATGAATAAGTTGTCAAAATTTCGATTTCGAAAGGAAAAAAACGATGCAGCAATAGTTATGAAAATCGTCGCAGACAAACAGCTAATTGTTGCAGACGAAGAATACAACGAAACATCAGTAGAAGAAGTAGCTGCTGAACTGCCCGAGCATCTTCCTAGATATGTAGCATACAGCTATGTATTTAAACGTGAAGATGGTAGAGTGACGTATCCCTTATGCTTTATTTTTATCAGTCCATCTGGTGTAAAACCCGAGCTTCACATGATGTATGCTGGTTCACAGAACGAACTTGTAAATAAAGGAggtttttcaaaagtgtttaaaCTAAGATCAGTGGAAGAGTTCACAGAAGAATGGCTGATATCAGAACTGAAATTTTTTAAGTGA
- the LOC130655948 gene encoding rhodopsin, GQ-coupled-like yields the protein MYIPYGQEALIPLEWTKQIAIAIMAVIGVSVAINLSAIWCIYNRRNMRSSSTAIMVANLACVDILVTFKDLPMFYQVSLTGKWAFEESWCSTYGLTNVIFIIVSVSTLVTITTERFAKLKELAMPKLYNQTAGQRPVVLGYVIAHTTLSYSLSLLWSKYVFVTRKAFCRVEWPPRRGFSLTFLSSFIFIVPVSFLIYNLLFKNVFKEENGSEKSNPDCASDDIGKMYEAKAQHQLHITACIFLLSWTPYVAESVISGYMPVTPLAGIITACIPLLTTSLLPFIYVHFFRIEPVAITPPKYSDVIVQ from the coding sequence ATGTACATACCGTATGGTCAAGAAGCTTTGATTCCATTGGAATGGACGAAGCAAATCGCCATCGCTATTATGGCTGTGATAGGAGTAAGTGTTGCCATTAACCTGTCAGCAATTTGGTGCATTTACAACAGAAGAAATATGCGAAGCTCGAGTACCGCCATTATGGTTGCCAATCTAGCCTGTGTGGACATCCTGGTTACATTCAAGGATTTGCCTATGTTTTATCAGGTCAGTCTAACAGGCAAATGGGCTTTCGAAGAGAGCTGGTGTTCTACTTACGGTTTAACAAATGTAATCTTCATCATCGTTTCCGTATCGACACTCGTAACGATAACAACTGAACGATTTGCGAAATTAAAGGAATTAGCCATGCCGAAATTGTATAATCAAACGGCCGGCCAACGACCCGTTGTTCTTGGTTATGTGATTGCTCATACGACGTTGTCGTACAGTTTATCGCTTTTGTGGAGTAAATACGTGTTCGTGACTCGAAAAGCATTTTGTCGTGTGGAATGGCCACCTCGTCGAGGTTTCAGCTTGACATTTTTatcatcttttatttttattgtgccAGTATCATTCCTTATTTacaacttgcttttcaaaaatgtctttaaAGAGGAAAACGGCTCAGAAAAATCCAACCCTGACTGCGCTTCTGATGACATTGGAAAAATGTATGAAGCAAAAGCACAGCACCAGCTTCATATTACAGCGTGCATATTTCTTTTATCTTGGACTCCGTATGTGGCAGAGAGCGTTATATCTGGTTATATGCCAGTAACTCCTTTGGCTGGAATCATAACTGCTTGCATACCGCTTCTCACAACTTCATTGCTGCCGTTTATTTACGTTCATTTTTTCCGCATCGAGCCTGTAGCAATCACACCGCCTAAATACTCCGATGTTATTGTTCAATGA